One segment of Tachyglossus aculeatus isolate mTacAcu1 chromosome 16, mTacAcu1.pri, whole genome shotgun sequence DNA contains the following:
- the LOC119937970 gene encoding protein dpy-30 homolog codes for MSQTQEFGLTENVERIVENEKINAEKTSKQKVDLQSLPTRAYLDQTVVPILLQGLAVLAKESFPSSPSKNA; via the exons ATGTCCCAGactcaa GAATTCGGCCTCACGGAAAACGTCGAGCGGATAGTAGAAAATGAGAAGATTAACGCGGAGAAGACGTCAAAGCAGAAGGTGGACCTTCAGTCACTGCCCACGCGGGCCTATCTGGATCAGACCGTTGTACCGATCTTATTACAGGGACTTGCCGTGCTTGCAAAGGAGAGTTTCCCGAGTTCCCCATCAAAGaatgcc